Below is a window of Flavobacterium sp. CFS9 DNA.
TTATAATCTTTATTACAAATTCTTGTTCTTCCTCTGTTAATGTTGGATACATCGGTAAACTGATGCAATCTTTATAATACTGTTCAGCAAATGGCATATCACCTTCTTTCCATCCAAATTGCTTATAATATGGCATAAGATGACATGGAATATAATGAATCTGAGCAAATATGTTATTTTTTCTAAGATAATTATAAAGTCCTAATCTATCATCAACTTCAATTATATATAAATGATAAGCATGTCCTTCTACTACACCAGATTGTCCTTTAATGAAACTTTTATTAATGAAAGCTTTATTGTAATTTGTTGCAATTTCACGTCTTTTTGCAATCCCATCATTAGCTCTTTCTAGTTGACTTAATCCTAATGCAGCTTGAAAGTCGGTTAATCGATAGTTAAATCCTAAGGTCTGCATTTCCATATACCAGGAAGGATAAACTATTTCTTCTGTTTCAAATCCATTAGCAAATTTTGTAGAATTAACATATTCTCCTTCATTTTTTGTAATTCCATGTGTACGCAGGGCTAGAAGTTTTTTATACAACTTTTCATCATTAGTTGTAATCATACCACCTTCACCACATGCAATGTGTTTTACAGGATGAAAAGAAAATATTGCCAGATCAGCAAAATTACCATTTCCGCAATTTTCTAGTATATTCTTAGAATTTAAAAATGCTCCGCCTGGTGCATGACAAGCATCTTCAATAATCCATAAGCCAAATTCATCAGCTAATTTTCTAAAAGCTTCCAGATCTACCGCTCTTCCGGCAAAATCAACAGGAATAATCCCTTTGTATGTTCCTTTTGGAGAAGACTCCAATAACGATCTAACTTTATTGATATCTAAAAGATAAGTATTTGGATCAATATCAGAAAATATCACTTCTCCTCCACAATACCGAACACAATTTGCAGATGCTGCAAAAGTAATAGGTGTAGTAATTACTTTATCGCCTTCCTTAACACCTAAAGCTAATGCACATAGATGCAAAGCTGCAGTCCCATTAGAAACTGCCACTGCAAATTTACTTCCGATATAATTTGCAAATGCATGCTCAAACTCAGATATTTTTGGTCCTTGTGTTAAATACTCAGATTTTAATGCTTCAATTACAACATTAATATCTTCTTCAGTAATATTTTGACGACCGTATGGTATGATATTCTGTCCCATTATATTTCAAAAGTTGGGTCTAAATGTTCTTTTATTAAAGTTCTCAAAGTATCTACCGTTTCCCATTCGGTATTTGTTCCTGAATTATAATTAAATCCTGGTTCCACTAATTTAGCATTAAATTTATCAACAAAATCACTTATATTAAAAGTAGGAACAGTAGGTAATATCGTATAATATTTTCCTAAATCATAAGTATAAAATGCATCTGAAGATGTGATCATTTCCTCATGAATTTTTTCACCAGGCCTAATTCCAACAATATCCAAAGAACACTCGGGAGCAACTGCTTTAGCCACATCAACAATATTATAAGATGGAATTTTTGGGATAAAGATTTCTCCTCCCCATGCATGCTCAATGGCATGCATCACCATGTCAACTCCTCCTTGAAGAGAGATATTAAATCTTGTCATTGTTGTGTCTGTAATAGGTAATTTTCCTTCAGATTTCTTCTTCATGAAGAATGGAATTACTGAACCATTAGATCCCATTACATTACCATAGCGTACGACTGAAAATTTAATCGGATTCTCTCCCTTTATATTATTAGCTGCAACAAACAATTTATCGGAGGTTAGTTTTGTTGCACCATACAAATTAATAGGAGCACATGCTTTATCAGTTGACAGAGCAACTACATTTTTGACACTTGTTTGCAGGGCGGCATAAATTACATTTTGTGCCCCGCCAATATTAGTTTTAATACATTCGTCTGGATTATATTCCGCTAAATGGACATGTTTCATAGCGGCAGCATGAATAACAATATCAACACCTTGAAAAGCTCTTACCAATCTTTCTTGATCTCTTACATCACCAAGAAAAAAACGTATTTGAGGATAATCTTTCTCCAAATATTCCTGAGCCATCTGAAATTGTTTTTGCTCATCTCTAGAAAGAATT
It encodes the following:
- the pseC gene encoding UDP-4-amino-4,6-dideoxy-N-acetyl-beta-L-altrosamine transaminase, yielding MGQNIIPYGRQNITEEDINVVIEALKSEYLTQGPKISEFEHAFANYIGSKFAVAVSNGTAALHLCALALGVKEGDKVITTPITFAASANCVRYCGGEVIFSDIDPNTYLLDINKVRSLLESSPKGTYKGIIPVDFAGRAVDLEAFRKLADEFGLWIIEDACHAPGGAFLNSKNILENCGNGNFADLAIFSFHPVKHIACGEGGMITTNDEKLYKKLLALRTHGITKNEGEYVNSTKFANGFETEEIVYPSWYMEMQTLGFNYRLTDFQAALGLSQLERANDGIAKRREIATNYNKAFINKSFIKGQSGVVEGHAYHLYIIEVDDRLGLYNYLRKNNIFAQIHYIPCHLMPYYKQFGWKEGDMPFAEQYYKDCISLPMYPTLTEEEQEFVIKIINSYFE
- the pseB gene encoding UDP-N-acetylglucosamine 4,6-dehydratase (inverting), with product MNLENKTILITGGTGSLGKALTAHIFKNHPNIKKLIILSRDEQKQFQMAQEYLEKDYPQIRFFLGDVRDQERLVRAFQGVDIVIHAAAMKHVHLAEYNPDECIKTNIGGAQNVIYAALQTSVKNVVALSTDKACAPINLYGATKLTSDKLFVAANNIKGENPIKFSVVRYGNVMGSNGSVIPFFMKKKSEGKLPITDTTMTRFNISLQGGVDMVMHAIEHAWGGEIFIPKIPSYNIVDVAKAVAPECSLDIVGIRPGEKIHEEMITSSDAFYTYDLGKYYTILPTVPTFNISDFVDKFNAKLVEPGFNYNSGTNTEWETVDTLRTLIKEHLDPTFEI